In Terriglobus aquaticus, the genomic window TCCGCGTGGTATCCCTTAATCACGCGGACGCCACCGAGCGATTCCGTCAAGCGACCGGTCACCTCGGCATTCAGCTTCGCCCGCTCGCGGAAGATGGGACGGATCGTCTTGAAGGCTCGCCCAAGAATCACGGCGAAAATCACCATGACCAGGAACGTCAACAGCGTCATCCTGACTGACAGGAACAGCAGGTAGCCAAACGCAAAAATCGCGGTCAGCAGGCCGCCGACGAACTCCACCAGGCCCGTGCCGATCAGGTTGCGCACGCCCTCTACGTCCGTCATGATGCGCGCGACCAGGTTGCCGGTCCGGTTCGCGTCGTAGAAAGCGACCGGCAGCCTGCCCACGTGCTGCTGCACCTGGATGCGCAAGTCCGTGATGAGCCTCTGCCCCGCCTTTGAAAGCATCTGCGTCAGCGCATAGCTCGTCACGCCCTGCAACAGCGTCGCCGCCAGCACTGCACCCACGATCCAAGGCAGCAGGTACAGGTGATGCTGCCGCATCACCCCGTCAATCAGGTAACGCGTCGACGCCGGCAGGACCAGGCCGCTGGCGCGGTTAACGATCATGATCAGGAAGCTGACCGTAATCAGGCCCAGCCGCGGCCGGGCCAGCTTCTTGACCTCCGGCCAAACCTTCCGCAGCGATGGCTTCGGTTTGGCCGCGGTCATGTCTGCCGATACCGACCGATTCGCATTGCGCGGCGTCCGCTCGCCGCGGGCCCCGCCATGACTGCCGCCACCCAACGATCCGTGCCCAAACGATCCCATGTCTTCCTATCAGATGGTTCGGGAGTAGAAACGGTCCAGTCGGCTGGCGAACACTAGATTAAGCGGCGGTTCGCGTGATGCGCGCGCGAATGAACGAACGCACGCACAGGGCCGTGAAAACCAAGCAGATCAGCGCCATCGCCATGGACTCCTCCACGGCGAGCGGCCGGAGCACCTGATCCGCGTGTCCGGTCAGCAGCTTCACCGCACCGCCGATCGACCGCACAAACGGCAACAGGAAACCGACCAAGCCCAGCGTTACGGCGATGTGCATCCACAGCATGCGACGCTTCGCATCTTCGGTGTTCGCCAGCGCGCCGCACACCAGCAGCGCAACTCCGAAGTACGCGGGAATCAGCGCCGTCGGAGCATGCGCCATCCCCACGTACACGCCCACACCCAGCAGTACCAGCAGCACACCTACCGCCATCGTCAGTCTCGCCACAACGCTCTCCTATGCCTTTGCTGCCGTTTCCATCGCCTGCACCACCTCTGCTGGCTTCCAATCGTTGCCCGGATACCAGTCCAGGATGCGGCCATCCTTGCCGACCAGCACCGTCGACAGCGAATGTTGAATCTGGGTACCGCTGCCGGTCACACCCACGTTGAAGAACTGCTCCACCGCCGGCAGGTCCGCCTTGCTCGGCGCAGCGAACTGCCAGTGATCGAACTTCTCCTGCGTGTACTTGCCCGTGTACGCTCCGCCATACGATCGCAGCACAGCCGGCGTGTCATACACCGGATCGAACGAGATCGAGAGCAGGTCGGTCTTCGCATAGGCCGCTTGATCCTTCTGCAATGCGGCATTCACCTCGGCGAAGTTACGGCTCATCTTGGGGCAGAAATCACCCAGCGGGCAGCGGGTATAGATGAACGTCAGCAGCACCGCCTTACCTCGCAGGTCGCTCAGGTGCATCACTTTGCCATCCTGGTTTAGCAGCGCAAAGTCCTGAACAGCATCGCCTTTCTGCGGCACATGGTATTGCTTCTGCGGCACGGCATCAGGCCGCGCCTGCCCAACGATCACGATGTTGCGCAGGCGAGCGTGATGGAAGTCGC contains:
- a CDS encoding SCO family protein, with product MKRRALWTALLALPLLTGVSGCRYGGDGKPSGMTEAAYPVRGRVISVDANTQEIMLAHEAVPGFMEAMTMPYKSVDAAALGEVHPGDTISAQIVVDKDSDGDFHHARLRNIVIVGQARPDAVPQKQYHVPQKGDAVQDFALLNQDGKVMHLSDLRGKAVLLTFIYTRCPLGDFCPKMSRNFAEVNAALQKDQAAYAKTDLLSISFDPVYDTPAVLRSYGGAYTGKYTQEKFDHWQFAAPSKADLPAVEQFFNVGVTGSGTQIQHSLSTVLVGKDGRILDWYPGNDWKPAEVVQAMETAAKA